Within the Dolichospermum compactum NIES-806 genome, the region CACTCACACAAATTTCGCAGCCTGTACAGTCTTCTGGGGCTACCTGAATTGTAAATTTCTGGTTAGCAAAGCTCTTATCTTTGCTGTTAGTGGACTTGAAAGTTATAGGTGCGTTGACTAACTCACTCGGTTGATAAGCTTTAGCGCGAATAGCAGCGTGAGGACAAACCATCACACATTTACCGCATTGAACGCAGACATCAGCCTCCCAAACGGGGATTTCCTCTGCAACGTTGCGTTTTTCCCATTTTGCAGTTCCACTGGGGAAAGTTCCGTCAGCAGGTAAAACACTGACGGGTAAATCATCACCTTCCCAAACCATGATTTTGCTAAGAACATTCTCGACAAATTTGGGTGGATTATTTTGTAGAAATCTTGCGTTATTTTGTAGAGACGTTCCATGGAACGTCTCTACATTTACAGAATGCAGATTTTCTAGGGTGTTGTCTACGGCTTTCAAATTCATCTTGACAACTTCCGCACCTTTTTTACCATAGGTTTTTTCTATGGCTTGTTTGATTTTACTAATAGCTTCTTGTTCTGGCAATACCCCCGCTAAAGCAAAGAAACAGACCTGCATGATAGTGTTAATTCTGTGTCCCATACCACTATCTTTTGCCACTTGACTAGCATTAATAGTATAAACTTTCAGGTTCTTGTTAATAATTTGCTGTTGGACTTTTGGAGGTAGATTTTCCCAAACTTGATCAGCATCATAAGGACTATTTAACAACAAACTTGCTCCCGGTGCAGCAGCTTTTAAAATATCAATAGTTTCCACAAATCCCCAATGGTGACAACCGATAAAATTAGCCTTGTCTATCAGGTAAGTTGAGCGAATTGTTCCCGTTCCAAATCGCAAGTGAGAAACTGTCATTGAACCAGACTTTTTAGAATCATAAACAAAGTAACCTTGAGCATTATTTTCTGTTCCCTCACCGATGATTTTGATGGAGTTTTTATTTGCCCCTACTGTACCATCTGAACCTAAACCATAGAACATTGCCCGAACCACATGATCTGGTTCTGTAGAGAAATTGGCATCAAAATTCAAAGAAGTGAAAGTGACATCATCATTAATCCCAATTGTGAAATGATTTTTGGGTTTAAGTTGAGTCAGATTATCAAAAATACTCTTCACCATTGCTGGAGTAAATTCCTTAGAAGACAGTCCATATCTGCCCCCAACAATTTTAGGGAATGTAGTTTTTTTCCAACCTTCATAAATAGCTGTCACCACATCTAAATATAAAGGTTCTCCCGCACTTCCGGCTTCTTTTGTTCTATCAAGAACAGCAATAGATTTGACACTATTTGGTAATGATTCGATAAATCTGGCAACATCAAAAGGACGGAAAAGCCGCACCTTAATAACTCCAACTTTTTCCCCTTGATTGTTGAGATAATCCACAGTTTCATGGACAGTTTCACACCCAGAACCCATAATTACAATTACTCTTTCTGCGTTAGGTGCGCCATGATATTCATAGAGTTTGTAATATCTGCCTGTGCGTTCTCCAAACTTATCCATAATCTTTTGAACAATATCAGCACAACCATCATAATAAGGGTTTGCACCTTCACGAGATTGAAAATAAACATCAGGATTTTGTGCCGTTCCTCGTAATACTGGTTTATCTGGAGTTAAGCAGCGTTGACGATGTGCAAATACTAAAGATTGGGGAATGAAAGCTTGTAAATCCTCATCAGATAACAACTCAACTTTCTGCACTTCATGGGAAGTTCTAAACCCATCAAAAAAGTGCATAAATGACACTCTTGCTTCCAAAGTTGCTGCATGAGAAATTAAAGCAAAATCATGACTTTCCTGCACAGAAGCAGAACATAAAAAAGCGAAACCTGTCGCCCTAGCTGCCATAACATCACTATGATCACCGAAAATAGATAAAGCATGGGTAGCTAAAGAACGGGCAGAAACATGAATGACAAAACTGGTTAATTCTCCCGCAATTTTGTACAAGTTAGGAATCATTAATAATAATCCCTGAGAAGCGGTGAAAGTTGTACTTAATGCCCCCGTTTGTAATGCCCCATGGACCGCAGCAGCAGCCCCTCCTTCACTTTGCATTTGGGTAACACTGGGAACTGTACCCCATAAATTGGGTTTATTTTCAGACATCCAAGCATCAGCCCATTCACCCATATTTGAAGATGGGGTAATCGGATAAATAGCAATTACTTCATTTAATTTGTAAGCTACACGGGCAACAGCTTCGTTACCATCAATTGTGGCATAAGATTTGGGCATGATTTTCCTTCCTGTCTCTCTTTTCTGGTTGTTTCAATTTTTCCGTAGGGTGCGTCAGATTGATAAATAGTCGAATTTAAGTATGATTTAACGTCTGACGCACCTTACTAATCTATGCAGAGAAACCAAAAAGATAAGCATTGAAAACAGCTAAAGTCAGGAAGTTAATTTGTGATATTTTCTACAGTTTTATTAATTATCAATTATTACTCATGAATTATTCTGACTTTTAGCCAATATTTTAATTATAGCAAATAGTCAATCTTCTGGATATATCAATATTAATGTTGTACTCAATATCTATAATCTTTGATTTATCAAAGTTAAATGATTGTCATGGGGTGGAGGTGCGGGAAGTTTTTGGGCAAGATAGTTGACAGTTATACAAGGTTTTACAGTATAATTTAAAGTTAATCTCCTGTATTAACACCCAATCAATATCAATTATGACTTATCGAGATCCTGAAATTGAAATTGAACTATTACGCCTAAAGAGTGAGTTAAATATATCTGGAAAGAATAACAGTCAACGTAATTCTCAATCTCAATGTTTAGATGATGTTATCACCGAAAAATTTTAGATTTTGGATTTTAGATTTTGGATTGGGAATTTTCGGTACAAGCCCCGCCCCTTCAGGGCGGAATTAATCAAAAATACTCGCTGCGTACGCAACGCTACTCCGAGTTGGATAAATTAACACCGCTTGCCAATCTTGAAAACGTTCCCTATTTCTGTAAAAATAGAGAAATAACTCCCCAAATAACCGCTCATACAGTCGGTCAGAAAAAGATTCTCCTTTGGATCATTGTTATATACAGCCATAGGATGAATTATACAACTTTTTTATTTATTGTCTAGAAGATTAATATTATCTAGCTGGCTGATGCTTTGCTAATTTAAAGGCTGATAATAAAAGAATGATCCCTAAAATTAAATATAGTAAATAACTTGATATATAACTCAATAAATTGCTGCCAATAAAAGCCCCAAGAATTGAACCAGAAGCCATAAAAACAATAAATTTTTGGTCTGATTTAACTTCCTGTAATCGTTGCTGACTTCTGAATTTAAATAAACCCATCATAATAGTAGGAATACTAATTGCCAGACTCAAACTTCCTGCTAATTTGATGTCAACTGCAAATAACAAAATCACTGTGGGGATAATCAACTCACCACCAGCTACACCAAGCATACTACTAAATATGCCAATCACAATACCCGCGACAAATCCAATACTGATTCTCAACAAACTTGGCAATTGTAAACTACCAACACTAAATATAAAATTATGCCCAATTAGCACAACACTTAGCAAAACCAGAAAAATCACAACAACCCGATTTAAAATTCGTTCATTAATCCGCGTAGCGTAATAAACCCCAACGTAAGAACCAATCAGAGATCCTGCTAAAATGTTGATGATTATGGCAAAGTTAGCAACAACATTTTCAATACCAATGACACCACTGCGAAAAACAAACGAGCAGATAACAGTAACTAAACTGACAACGAGATTGATAATAATTGCCGGAAGAGTGCGATAATTAAAAATGCTAATTAGTACAGGTAAACGAAACTCTGCGCCACCCAAACCGATTAATCCACCCAAAACGCCTACCAAAGCACCCCAACTAAACGCCCAAATATTTCCCATTCCCATCTCCAAACTTACACTTTAAAAACGGCACAATGAACAAATCTACCACACCACCAACTCGCTTGGATTTTTACTATCAGCAAATCAAGACAATTATTTTAGCGCGTCAAAACCCCATTACTGGTTTATTACCAGCGAGTACCGCTATTACCGCGCATGGCGATTATACAGATGCCTGGGTGCGAGATAATGTGTATAGTATTTTAGCAGTTTGGGGTTTAGCTTTAGCCTATCGCAAATCAGATCATGATCATGGGCGAACTTATGAACTAGAACATAGTGTGGTTAAATTAATGCGTGGGCTGTTATTTTCTATGATGAGACAAGCCCATAAAGTCGAAACATTTAAACATACACAATCTTTATTAGATGGACTTCACGCCAAATACAATACAGCTACAGGTGATATAGTTGTCGGTGATGATGAATGGGGACATTTACAACTTGACGCTACATCTATATTTTTATTGATGTTGGCACAAATGACCGTCAGTGGATTATCAATTATTTTTACGTTGGATGAAGTGAACTTTGTCCAAAACCTAGTTTATTATATTGGTCGAGCTTACAGAACACCAGATTTTGGGATTTGGGAACGGGGGAATAAAATTAATCATGGTAGTGCAGAATTAAATGCTAGTTCTTTAGGAATGGCTAAAGCAGCTTTAGAATCTATAAATGGATTAAACTTATTTGGTGTTCATGGTAGTCAAGCATCAGTAATTCATGTTTTACCAGATGAAATTGCTAGAGCCAGAATTACTTTAGAATCATTATTACCCAGAGAATCAGGTTCTAAGGAAATTGATGCGGCGTTGTTAAGTATTATTAGTTATCCCGCTTTTGCTGTGAAAGATGAGGCATTGCGAGAACGCACATTTAATGAAATCATTAATAAACTCGAAGGAAAATATGGTTGTAAACGGTTTTTGCGAGATGGACAT harbors:
- the nifJ gene encoding pyruvate:ferredoxin (flavodoxin) oxidoreductase; the encoded protein is MPKSYATIDGNEAVARVAYKLNEVIAIYPITPSSNMGEWADAWMSENKPNLWGTVPSVTQMQSEGGAAAAVHGALQTGALSTTFTASQGLLLMIPNLYKIAGELTSFVIHVSARSLATHALSIFGDHSDVMAARATGFAFLCSASVQESHDFALISHAATLEARVSFMHFFDGFRTSHEVQKVELLSDEDLQAFIPQSLVFAHRQRCLTPDKPVLRGTAQNPDVYFQSREGANPYYDGCADIVQKIMDKFGERTGRYYKLYEYHGAPNAERVIVIMGSGCETVHETVDYLNNQGEKVGVIKVRLFRPFDVARFIESLPNSVKSIAVLDRTKEAGSAGEPLYLDVVTAIYEGWKKTTFPKIVGGRYGLSSKEFTPAMVKSIFDNLTQLKPKNHFTIGINDDVTFTSLNFDANFSTEPDHVVRAMFYGLGSDGTVGANKNSIKIIGEGTENNAQGYFVYDSKKSGSMTVSHLRFGTGTIRSTYLIDKANFIGCHHWGFVETIDILKAAAPGASLLLNSPYDADQVWENLPPKVQQQIINKNLKVYTINASQVAKDSGMGHRINTIMQVCFFALAGVLPEQEAISKIKQAIEKTYGKKGAEVVKMNLKAVDNTLENLHSVNVETFHGTSLQNNARFLQNNPPKFVENVLSKIMVWEGDDLPVSVLPADGTFPSGTAKWEKRNVAEEIPVWEADVCVQCGKCVMVCPHAAIRAKAYQPSELVNAPITFKSTNSKDKSFANQKFTIQVAPEDCTGCEICVSVCPAKNKAEPTRKAINMSPQLPLREQERENWNFFLNLPNPDRKTLKVSQIRQQQLQEPLFEFSGACAGCGETPYLKLLTQLFGDRSLVANATGCSSIYGGNLPTTPWSQNADGRGPAWSNSLFEDNAEFGFGYRLSIDKQAEFAAELLQQLSSEIGDNLVNAILKAEQKTEADIWDQRERIVILKHKLDEISETTNDANLKSKIQNLKSLADYLVKKSVWIVGGDGWAYDIDFGGIDHVISTGRNVNILVMDTEVYSNTGGQSSKATPKAAVAKYATGGKPAPKKDLGLMAMTYGNVYVASVALGAKDEHTLKAFLEAEAFDGPSIIIAYSHCIAHGIDMTKGLHQQKALVDSGRWLLYRYNPALQSQGKNPLQLDMKAPSESVEKSMYQENRFKMLTKSKPEVAKLLLEQAQAEVNARWEMYQYLANR
- a CDS encoding sulfite exporter TauE/SafE family protein, encoding MGNIWAFSWGALVGVLGGLIGLGGAEFRLPVLISIFNYRTLPAIIINLVVSLVTVICSFVFRSGVIGIENVVANFAIIINILAGSLIGSYVGVYYATRINERILNRVVVIFLVLLSVVLIGHNFIFSVGSLQLPSLLRISIGFVAGIVIGIFSSMLGVAGGELIIPTVILLFAVDIKLAGSLSLAISIPTIMMGLFKFRSQQRLQEVKSDQKFIVFMASGSILGAFIGSNLLSYISSYLLYLILGIILLLSAFKLAKHQPAR